The DNA segment aaaaaaagtattaattgaATGAATGAACACGTATAGGTTTACAATCACTTAAATCGCGTTAAAGGGGAAAATACCAATAGTTTGGATTACACATATGTAAACGAGATAAACTAAAGAGCCATCGGAgtgaactttttaaataagaataccTTCGGTTTGGTGTAAGACTGGTTGTAGAAGTCTTTGAAGAGGAAGAAGAACATAACAGCGTGCATCCCGATCCACCAGACGAAGGCACGTGGGTAGTCGCAATCGATGAAGAGCAACTGGAACGCGTGCACCATGATGCCGACGAATTGAGCCTGAAATTTtgacaaatgttttattataacttcgTTAACCCGCTTTAACCAAAGGCGAGTGCCGTGAAAATTAATGCTTAAGTGATTTGTAGgttcattattattgttttctaaTTTGTCTTTGTTCGTCGTCGACTGCCATGTATTACAACGTACATTCGGGGTGTTATTGTTATCTGTACCTATATTacagttattaatatattgattataaaaatattatgtatttgattATTTCCTGTAATATTACAAACTCCAGTAATTCTATGAGGCACCGGAACCGCTTCATAATGTTATGAAGCGGTTCCGGTGGGACATCCCTGTCATATAAAACTGCAATACATGTCATATGAAATTTCACAAACGTTTGAACAGTTCTcagattgttttatattaaaaagatattttctGTTTGTTACTATTTATACCCCCCTTGCAGTGTATGATTGCATTTGTCGTTCTCGGATGCTGACAAATTAGGACAAGGTTGCCCAAAGTCCTTGGCAACGATTCGATGTTGCGTCATAATAGGACATTCATAGATATCTTAATATCCATAtcgataaacaaataaaaatatcgtgtTTTGTacatttctaatatatttatattgaataatagtCTACAATCATATTTGCATGGTTGTATTTAAGTCGTAAAATACACGCGAGACTTTAGaaagcaaattaaaataaaaataacttaaagaaaaactgtataataatgtaaaaaaatctttgtacttttaaaaagaagttcaaaatgttttggtggaaactgttatttattataaacagtaAATTTCCTATATGAGAATAAAAGATGccgtatatgaataaaaacagtaaattCATTATATCTTGTCAAACTAAATACATTTGTCATTTGACGACCTGTCTTAGTAGAAAAGTGAGTTTTTAGTCTAATTTgagtttaaacaaaataagtttACTGCAATAGActtatttagaatataattcatgaaataaatactgtataaaagCTTTGTATCgctttgtttatatttgtgtaaaaggctgttgaaaaaatattcaaaaggcCGGAATTGAAAGTACCCTCTCGGTTGAGAGTGGCACGTTGAGCCAATAGGCTCTcctttgaaaaaatattattgtaatatgttTTGAAGTATATCTTACCATTTGTAGGGTCGTTAAGTATTTCTTCCACCACAGGAACCGCTTCCACCGAGGTCCCATCGCCGATACCATATAGTAAGTGTACATAATGATGTGCACGAACGTGTTCAAGAGTCCGAAGAATGTTGAATGGCCTCCAGGGGTGAATTTGACTCCGAACCAGACGGACATGGGCATAACACCGTGGTGGATAACGTGGAGAGTTGATACGTGATCGAATTTCTTTCTTAGCACAAAGAAGATctgcaaatatataaattgtccTAGAATACCTAACGTATAGCGATGATATATGCTGTGTTCGAAATATCTTAACGACCCGATCAAAAAATCTTCATTTCTATACAATTCTATGTTATCCCTATATATTTTGCCCATTGGCAGTTTTAATTGAGAAATATGAACTTTGAACCGAAACctaattatagtttttaacttgatattaactaaaaattatgttgCTTCGTTCGTGACGGCATAtcacgttttaaatataaaaaaaaaatatcattagcACTATCAGAAgcgataaatatatatttgaaaataaactcACCGTATCAAAGAACTCTGTAAACTTTGAAAAGTAATACCACCAACATGCATGAACCATCTGAAATgttcaaattgttttattttttattttctatctaaaaataaataatgcgataattaataaaaacttttacaaacagctaaaattaattatttaagaatttgaattaattagaAAAGATATCGTAGCACCTTTTTGATGCaacttacttttataaaagctgtttgttttttaagcaATAACTTTgaacaaagtttttatttaaactaaaacccACTGCGTAAGCTTAcataaaatagataatttatttagcgTCACACGGTTTTATGCAAAATGAGAGCAGCCAATGATTGTTTAATATGATTTGGATGATGTGGTGATGAGGTGATGAAGTTAATTGTAATGCTGTAtgcatgatttttttattaacttaatacCATCACGTAATGTTTGCCGCTTATCGTAATGAATCGAGcattaattatgatatttacgAAATAGgtgataaatattatgtagataataggtaattaaagtattaattaCAGTACAGTACAAGGGATTGGAGAAATGAGTGTCTCGCGGTCGGAGGTGAGCCTTGGAAGGCTAAATGTGGTCTTGAAGTGTTAGACACTGTAGTTCGCAAGCAAATACATTGAGGTACCGAGATCCTAAGGGTGGAATAGTCGTTGGAAAGTATAAATACAGAATTAATAATTCACCCTCATCGTTTGTGGATGTTTCGAGTGGTCGACCGGCTGACATTGAAAGTTATACCTGCCTGTGAACCAGCCTGCGCCACCGATCTGAAACAATACACCGACACCTTGCCCTGTGTTATTCGTATTTGCATAGCATTGCTCACACGTCGCTAATACCGGTTAATCACCAGCCTCCGTCGTGTAGCTCAGTGGCTCACTGTTCTAGATGTTGGTAAGTAGAGTATATTCTTTTTAGGGTCAGTGCAAATTACGCACTCGTGAGTTATTGTTTAACTGCTCAATGACGGCGCAATTAACAAAACTCACCAGTACCAATGTTATAACAATCACATTCAAATATACTAAACTAGCGTAAAGGCCGCAATACACTTCTGATCGAATCCCGAATTTGCACAGACCCTGGATGTTAGTATtcagtatatataatacacagGCGcactttatacaataaattaacctTAAGATTAAATAGTCTTAGCATACGCATAACATGCCAATTGCTGCTCTATTTACACGACCTGGAAATGAACAATGTATATTTACAATGACGTTAGTTTCGGATATTCGAACAATGCAGGCGGTCTTCTGTGGCACTTACTCTATTAGCTATAGGATTGTCAGTGTAGTCCACTGGCTGGCATCGAAGGCTGTAATGTTTCAGCCAGCCTCCCATCATGCTCTGGTCATATTTGGTAAATCATTAAGCATTAATCAGTATAGGTAAGACAAAAGTCTATGAACTAAATAATGTTAACTTAATTATGtttgaaaaagtaaaaactatattaaaaaaaaacatgcacAAATTGAAGGTTTCATTTACAAGTGTTGTGTTGTTTGTCGGTTTTTAAATTCCTTTTCTGTTTAAAGAtttcaaactatttaaaagGGAAATTAAGCTATTGTACAATGTTAATGGAATTACTATAGAAACAActgtacaattttaatattcttaaccttaCCTTGTtaactgtaataaaatacatttttaaacaggCTCTTTCTAAAAACACattgaataattattcaaGATCTTTGATCAAGAAAACTACTTATTCTAGGTATATCAACAATATAAGAGGGAAGTAGGTATTTTCCAAATTGCTTTTAGTAAGGCATTGGACAGATTAACGAGTTTACATAAAACTGGTTATTATGCTAATGCAGGAAtcatcacaaaaaatataaaattccacAGTTTTATTAAGTCTGAATTTTTGATACGATTTTTGAATTTACCTCAATTAAGAActgaaaaaaagataattatcAAAACCGTAATCGACTTTTTCTCTTACCTCATAGAACAGCCATGAGCTGAACAATActtgtaaaaaattgtatactatTAACAAATTAGTTAATTCAAAAGGCTTTCTGTTTTCCATATACCTTGGCCCTAAAACCTGTAAACAATGAAAACCTTTGTTTgagttttaaagtttattttaaaatcaatgtatacaataaaagcaaaaattatcttttatatttatatgagtaTAAAATGACAGAAATTAGTAAGATATATgatgtttaaaagaaaatactgcATGTAGATtagaaactttaataaataattaataaatcctGTTAAAGATGTGTaagtagtttatttaaataaagcatttcATATTGGTATTTCAAGTGCTTAGTAGCAGATATTATGATCATCAGAAAAATGATGCACATTTATatacaagttttaattaattgtaccTATAGGTCAAAGACAATAGATATTTATGCTTTAGTGAAAGATGGAAACATTACCTTGACTAGATAAACATAACTTAGGCATATCATTAACGTAGGAAGTGGTGAGCTCATCAGGAACCATGGATTTGTCCGAGGATCTAAAGAGGAAAATATGtaagaatttataataatataattaactgttttaaataattggaaaTAGAAAATTAGCAAAGCAAATTAAATGAGCCTTGCATAAGCTCcagtatttattaacacaatatttgtcacaattttaattatagaatttctataaatatagattaataaaaactatctcACCTCCATACTTATCCATATAACTATTCATATCACTGATGTATTGTAGTACTAAAGCCATTGTGACAGTATCTGAAAAAGGAAATCAATTATTGTATAACTCGctgaattttctatttaaatctaGGGAAGG comes from the Pieris brassicae chromosome 4, ilPieBrab1.1, whole genome shotgun sequence genome and includes:
- the LOC123709095 gene encoding elongation of very long chain fatty acids protein AAEL008004 isoform X2 encodes the protein MALVLQYISDMNSYMDKYGDPRTNPWFLMSSPLPTLMICLSYVYLVKVLGPRYMENRKPFELTNLLIVYNFLQVLFSSWLFYEIGGAGWFTGRYNFQCQPVDHSKHPQTMRMVHACWWYYFSKFTEFFDTIFFVLRKKFDHVSTLHVIHHGVMPMSVWFGVKFTPGGHSTFFGLLNTFVHIIMYTYYMVSAMGPRWKRFLWWKKYLTTLQMAQFVGIMVHAFQLLFIDCDYPRAFVWWIGMHAVMFFFLFKDFYNQSYTKPKVRARSPVPVTTSLSEDVTYKNGSVKNGFSNGHTNGLVRARTVLPAGN
- the LOC123709095 gene encoding elongation of very long chain fatty acids protein AAEL008004 isoform X3, which codes for MALVLQYISDMNSYMDKYGDPRTNPWFLMSSPLPTLMICLSYVYLVKVLGPRYMENRKPFELTNLLIVYNFLQVLFSSWLFYESMMGGWLKHYSLRCQPVDYTDNPIANRMVHACWWYYFSKFTEFFDTIFFVLRKKFDHVSTLHVIHHGVMPMSVWFGVKFTPGGHSTFFGLLNTFVHIIMYTYYMVSAMGPRWKRFLWWKKYLTTLQMAQFVGIMVHAFQLLFIDCDYPRAFVWWIGMHAVMFFFLFKDFYNQSYTKPKVRARSPVPVTTSLSEDVTYKNGSVKNGFSNGHTNGLVRARTVLPAGN
- the LOC123709095 gene encoding elongation of very long chain fatty acids protein AAEL008004 isoform X1, whose translation is MALVLQYISDMNSYMDKYGDPRTNPWFLMSSPLPTLMICLSYVYLVKVLGPRYMENRKPFELTNLLIVYNFLQVLFSSWLFYESMMGGWLKHYSLRCQPVDYTDNPIANRIGGAGWFTGRYNFQCQPVDHSKHPQTMRMVHACWWYYFSKFTEFFDTIFFVLRKKFDHVSTLHVIHHGVMPMSVWFGVKFTPGGHSTFFGLLNTFVHIIMYTYYMVSAMGPRWKRFLWWKKYLTTLQMAQFVGIMVHAFQLLFIDCDYPRAFVWWIGMHAVMFFFLFKDFYNQSYTKPKVRARSPVPVTTSLSEDVTYKNGSVKNGFSNGHTNGLVRARTVLPAGN